CCGATGTGCAGCACGTTCAAGTTCGCGCTGTGCGCGACCGTGCTGCGGTTGGCAGACCAGGGAAAACTCTCGCTGGACCGGCGCCTGGCCATGACCACGCAGGACCTGCTGTCGCATGCACCGCTGACCGCCCGCCACGTGGGGAAGGACGTCACCGTGCGCGACCTGTGCCGCGCCACCATGGTCACCAGCGACAACCCGGCCGCCAACCTGCTCCTGCGTGTGGTGGGCGGCCCGGCCGGCGTGACCGCGTTTCTGCGCGCCAGCGGTGATGACGTGACCCGCAACGACCGTTACGAGCCGGACGTGAACCTGTTCGCCCCCGGCGACCCGCGCGATACCACCAGCCCCGCCGCGATGGCCGCCAGCCTGCAGCGGCTGGTGCTGGGCGAGCGGCTGCAGCCGGCCTCGCGCCAGCAACTGGCCGACTGGCTGATCGACAACGAAACCGGTGATGCGCGCCTGCGCGCCGGCTTGTCCAAGGCATGGCGGGTAGGCGACAAGACCGGCAGCAATGGCGAAGACACCACCAACGACATCGCCATCCTCTGGCCACTGGCCGGCGGCGCACCGTGGGTGCTCACCAGCTACCTGCAAGGCGCCCGCCTCGATGATGCCGGCCGCAACGACGTACTGCGCCAGGTAGCCGTCATCGCCGAACAGCACATCCCCCGGTAGAGCCGACCGTTGGTCGGCTGCACGCAATGCCGGATTCAATGGCAGCCGGGCAGAGCCCGGCTCTACCCCTCAACCGCGCACCGCCTCCAGGAACTCGCGCCCCCAACGATCCACGTCGTAATACTCCACGCTGCCGAACAGCTGCCGCATGCGCCCGGTGGCTTCTTCCTCGGGCATCGACAACGCCTGCAGCAGGCCGGCGGTCAGGTCGGCCGGATCGTGCGGGTTGGTCAGCACCGCGCCCTTCAACTCCGCTGCCGCACCGGCGAACTCGCTGAGCACCAGTACGCCGCTGCTGCCTTCGATGCCGTGGGTGGCCACGAACTCCTTGGCCACCAGATTCAGGCCATCGCGCAACGGCGTGATCCACATCACCTGCGCCGCTGCGTAGTGCGCCACCACCTCCTCAAACGGCAGGGCCTGTGCGAAGAACCGCACCGGCGTCCAGTCCAGTCGTGAGAAGCGGCCGTTGATGCGTCCCACCGCCTGTTCGATCTGGTTCTGCAGCGTGCGGTACACGGTCATTTCGCGTGCGGCCGGCACGCACACCATCAACAAGGTCACCTTGCCCTGGCGTTCGGGATGCTGTTCCAGCAGGCGTTCGAAGGCCTCCAGCTTGGCCAGCGTGCCCTTGGTGTAGTCCAGCCGCTCCACCGACAGCACCAGCTTGCGTGCCCCGATCTCGCGGCGCAGCTTGAAGATGTCATTGCGCACATCGCTGCGCGCCAGCACGTTATGGATGCGGCGCAGGTCGGTGCCCACCGGGTGCGCGCCCAGCGCGATTTCACGGTCGCCCACGCGCAGGCGCGTGGTCATGGTGTCCAGCCCCACCGCGCAGCCATAGGTGAGGAAGCGCGGGGCGCAGCTTTCCCATGCCAGGCGCTCGGCCGGCACGGCGCCGCGTACCACGTCCACGAAGTTCTCCACCTGGCGCGGAATATGGAAGCCGATGTAGTCGCACGACAGCAGGCTGCCGATGATCTCGCGGCGCCACGGCACCACGTTGAACACATCCGCCGACGGGAAGTAGGTGTGGTGGAAGAAGGCGATTTTCAGGTCCGGGCGCAGTTCGCGCAGCGTGGCCGGCACCATCCACAGGTTGTAGTCGTGGATCCACACCGTGGCCCCGTGCGCGGCTTCGGCGGCAGTGGCCTCGGCGAACTTGCGGTTGACCTTCAGGAACACCTGCCAGTCGTCCTCGCGGAACTTCGCGCGTTCCCAGAACACATGCAGCATCGGCCAGAACGCTTCCTTGGAGAAGCGCTTGTAGAAGATGTCCACTTCCTGCCGGCTCAACGGCACCCGCGCGGCGGTGAGGGTGGGGTAGCGCTCGGCGTCCACCGCCAGGTGGGTCTGGAACGGGCCGCGTTTGGGATCGTCGATGCCCCATGCCACCCAGGAGCCTTTCTGGCCGCCTTCGAAGAAGCTCAGCAGCGAGGGAATGATGCCGTTGGGCGAGCGCGGCGGGCGCTGCACCAGCACGCCGTTCTCCATCACTTCGTCGAAGGGCAGGCGGTGGTAGACCATCACCAGGTCAGCGCCGGCGGCGCGGGCCTGCTTGGGCGGGTACAGGTAGCGGTCATCGTCGGCGAGCAGCGCGAAGTGCTCGATCGCCTCCAGGATGCCGCCACACCCCGGCGCCTGCGCGTGGAAGGTGGTGGCCAGCGTGGCGGTCGCCTCGGTCAGCGCCGGCTCGGAATCGCCCACGCACACGCCGCGGAAGCCGGCGGTGTACATCGACAGGTCATTGAGGGTGTCGCCAGCCACCAGGATGCGCTCGCGCGGCAGGTCCAGCAGGCGCGCAAGCGCGGCCAGGGTGCGGCCCTTGTCGGTGTCCGGCGGCAGGATGTCCAGGTAGCGGTCAGCCGAATACAGCACGTCGCAGCCCAGCGCCTGGGCGGCGGCCTGGATCTGCGCGCGCAGCGGCGCCAGCGTCTGGGGATCGCAGAAATACGAGCAGCGTCGTTCCTGCGGCACGTCCTGGCGCTGCAGCGCGGTGAACGGGCGCATCGCCGCGGCCACCACGTGTTCGCCGGGCCAGTGCGCATCGATCATCGACTGCAGCGGCTGCAGGGGCTGCAGCGTGTGGCCATCCACCACGGTCGCGCCGACATCGCAGACCACGTAGTCCGGGCGCGGGATCGCCGGGTCGGAGAGCAGCGGCATCACCGCTTCCAGGCCGCGGCCGGTGATGAAGATCAGGGCGATGCCGGGGTGTTGGTCAACCAGCCGGTACAACCGGTGGCGCGCGGCGGCATCGCCGGCAAGGAAAGTGCCATCCAGGTCGGTGGCCAGAATCAGCTGCGGGGCCGGCGTGGCCGGCGGTGTACGGGTCGGAGTGGAGAGAGAGGGTGTCGATACAGTCAATGGGCTTCCTTATCGGAATGAGGGGAATAGGGGGTGTCGGGCGGCGCCTCAAGGTCGGTCTCGGGCATCAGCTCCAATGCCGACGGCGTGGTACGCAGCATCAGCCGGAACCCGACCGGATGCGTGCGCACCCGCTGGAACCGCAGCAGGCGCGCGCCGGTGAACAGCGCCAGCACCATCAGCACCACGGCGAAATACAGCGGCAGCGCGGCGGGACCGAAGCGCTGCATGGCCGCGCCGGCCAGCGCCGGGCCCAAGGCCGCGCCCACGCCGTGCACCAGCAGCAGGCTGGAACAACCCGACAGCAGGTGCTGGCGCGGCAGGTAGTCCAGCATGTGCGCCACCGCGAACGGATACAGCGCGAAGGCCAGCCCGCCGTAGCAGAAGAACAGCCCAAACAGCAGGTGCGTCTGCAACTGGATCATCGGCAGCGACGCCACCACCGCGATGCCGGCGGCGGCCAGGCTCAGCGCCACCAGCCCGCTGCGGCGATCGTGGCCGTTGCTGATATGGCCCAGCGGCCACTGCAGCAACGCACCGCCCAGGATCGCGGTGAGCATGAACAGCGCCACGCCATTGCCATCCAGGCCCACCGCACCGGCATACACCGGCAGCAGGCCCCAGAAGGCACCCATCGCCAGCCCGGACAGGCCCGCCGCCACGGTGGCCACCGGCGCCATCGCATACAGCCGGCCCAGGGTGAGCCGCGATACGACCGGCACGTCCGGTTGACGCAGCCGGGTGGCAGTCACCGGCAACACCGCCGCGCAGATCAGGATCGCGGTCAGCATGAACATCGCCATCGCGCTGGCATCGCCCAGCATCAGCAGCACCTGGCCCAGCGCCAGCGCAGAAAGATTGACCACCATGTACAGCGAGAACGCGCGGCTGCGCCGGGCCGGATCGGGCTCGGCGTTGAGCCAGCTCTCGATCACCGTATACAGCCCCACCAGCGCGATGCCGGTGGCAATGCGCAGCACGCCCCAGGCGACGGGATGCAGCCAGAGGGGATGCAGCAGCACGGCAATCGCCGCGAGGGCGGCGAAGAACGCGAACGCACGGATATGCCCGATGCGGCCGATCAGCGAAGGCGCGAAAAAGGTACCGATGAAGAAGCCGGCGAAATACCCGGACATCACCAGCCCCAGCGTGCCGGCACCGAAGCCGGCCTGGCCGCCGCGCACCGCCAGCAGGGTGCCCAGAAGCCCGCTGCCGGTGAGCAGCAGCGCGACGCCGGTGAGCAGGGCGGTCAGCCGCAGCATGCGCGCGGCCTGGGTGGGAAGGCAGTAAACAACACCTGATCTACCGTAACACAGCCACGATGAAGCCCTGGTTGCAGCCACGCCCGCGCGTTTGCACTGCCTGTGCATGCAGGCTAGGGTAGGGCGATGAATGTTCCCAACGTTGTTGCACCGCTCGCCATTGCGTTGTTGCTCGCCGCCTGCGGTGGGCGGCAGGACAGCGTGGCTCACGACGTAGCCAATGCACCGGCCGATGCATTCCTTGCCGCGGTCGCCGCCCATTGCGGCAAGGCGTACGAAGGCAAGGTGATCGCCAACGAACCGCGCACCGATGCACCCGACCCCTTCGAGGGCAAGCGGCTGGTGATGCACGTGCGCGGGTGCGACGATCCCGCACACGGGCTACGCATTCCGTTCCATGTCGGCGACGATCATTCGCGCACCTGGGTGATCAGCCGCACCGAGACCGGCCTGCGCCTGAAGCACGATCACCGCCACCAGGACGGCAGCCCCGATGCGGTGACCATGTACGGCGGTGACAGCAAGCCACCGGGTACCGCGCAGCGCCAGAGCTTCCCGGTGGATGCCGATTCGGTGGCGATGTTCCGCAAAGCCGACATGCTGCCGTCCGTGCACAACACCTGGGCGATGGACATCGAGCCGGACCAGCGCTTCATCTACGAACTCACCCGCCCGGGCGGTCGCCGCTTCCAGGTCGAGTTCGACCTGAGCAAGCCAGTGGCGCTGCCGCCCGCGCCGTGGGGCAGCACCCCGTAGAGCGGGGCTCTGCCCCGCTGCGGTTTGCGCACCTGCCACGGATTGATGGGGTTGCCGGCCAGCGGCCGGCACTACCGTTTCGTGCGGGGGGCGCCCGTTCGCCGCCGCGTAGAGCGGGGCTCTGCCCCGCTGCGGTTTGCGGCCCTGCCACGGGTTCACGAGGTTGCCGGCCAGCGGCCGGCACTACCCGTTGATGCGTCTACCGCACCCCGAACCGGGCGCGGCAGCCGTTGCTGACCCACAGGCTGCTGTTGGTATAGCCCCAACTGCGGCCTTCCACGCAGGCGCTGCCGGACAGCTGCTGCTGCAGCACCGGGCGGCCCTGGCGGGCGTCCCAGGCGCAGGTCTGCTGGCGGTTGCTGTTGCTGCTGCAGGTCACGCTGTAATTGCTGTTGCCCCCGCCGTTACCGCCGCCCCAGCCGCCGCGGGCCTCGGCGAACTCGCCACGGCAGCCGCGGTTGACCCATACCGCGCCATTGCGCACGCCCCAGGTCTGGCCTTCCACGCAGGCCGAGCCCGAGATCTGCCGGACCAGGGTGGCGTTGCGCCAGCCGGTGTTGCAGCTGCGCTCGCGGTTGTCCTGGCTTTCACAGCGGATGGTGCCGCCGGTGCTGCCGCCGCCACCGCCCCAGTTGCCGCCGTTGCCGCGCCCTTCGACGAACTCGGCGCGGCAGCCGCCGGTGACCCACACGGTGCCGTTGCGCGAGCCCCAGGTGCGCCCTTCCTGGCAGGCCGAGCCGGAGATCTGCCGCGACAGCTGGGCACTGCGCCAGCCGGTGTTGCAGACCCGCTCGCGGTTGTTCTGGCTCTCGCAGCGCACGGTGCCGCCGTTGTTGCCCCCGCCGCCACCGTTCCAGCCCCCACCGCCGCCGCTGCCGCGCAACGAGGTGGCGATGTCCTGCTTGATCCGCGAGAAGCCCCAGCCCGAATTGACCTGGGCCAGGTAGAAGCGCAGCTGGTCGTCGGGAATGCGGCGGCCATTGGACTGATCGGCATATTCCTGGGTGATCACCCGCGAGCGGTCGCTGGAGGACAGCTGCGACAGGTTCTCGGGGGCGTAGGCGCGGGTGCTCATCTGGGCCTGGGCGGCCGGGGCGCTACAGCCCAGCGCCAGGGCCAGGCAGACAACGGTGAGGCGACGGTTCATGGCGACATCCCCTTGCGGTCGTTGGTGCGCGGACTATAGGAACGGGCCGGGTTCACGGCGCGTGATGCCCGCCGGGCGGGGCCGCAGGGGCGGGCGGGGCGGGGGGCGGGCCACGGCCCATTTGCCCCGGCGCAGGCTACGCCGCAGAATAAAGGGCTGTCCGGCGCAACCTGGTGCCGGCATTCTCCTGCGGAGCTTTACCCCCATGCGTACCCACTTCTGTGGCCTGGTCGATGAGACCCTGATTGGCCAAACCGTTACCCTCGCCGGCTGGACCGACGTTGCCCGCAACCAGGGCGGCGTGTGCTTCATCGATCTGCGCGATCATGAAGGCATCGTGCAGGTGACGGTGGAAGTCGACAACGCGGCCGTGTTCGCCGTGGCCGCCAGCCTGGGCTACGAGGACGTGTTGCAGGTGGAAGGCGTGGTGCGCGCGCGTCATGCGGTCAACGACAAAATCCGCACCGGCAAGGTGGAAGTGATCGCCACGGCCATCACCATCCTCAACAAGGCCGAGCCGCTGCCGTTCCACGCCCACGAGAACCCGGGCGAGGAAACCCGCCTGAAGTACCGTTACCTGGATCTGCGCCGCCCGGAAATGCAGCGCATGCAGCGTACCCGCATCAAGCTGGTGCAGGCGCTGCGCCGTCACCTGGACGCCACCGGCTTCCAGGACATCGAAACCCCGATCCTGACCAAGGCCACCCCGGAAGGCGCCCGCGACTTCCTGGTGCCCGCGCGCATGCACCCGGGCGAGTTCTACGCCCTGCCGCAGAGCCCGCAGCTGTTCAAGCAGATCCTGATGGTGGCCGGCTTCGACCGCTACTACCAGATCGCGCGCTGCTTCCGCGACGAGGCCCTGCGCGCCGACCGCCAGCTGGAATTCACCCAGCTGGACATGGAGTTCGCCTTCGTGCGCGAGCGCGACGTGCAGGACTTCGTCGAAGACATGATCCGCGCCATCTTCAAGGAAGTGGTGGACGTGGAACTGGCCGCCAGCTTCCCGCGCCTGACCTGGGCCGAGGCGATGCGTCGCTTCGGGTCGGACAAGCCGGACCTGCGCATCGCGCTGGAGCTGGTGGACGTGGCCGAACTGGTCAAGACCAGTGAGTTCCCGGTGTTCACCGCCGCCGCCAATGATGCCGACGGCCGCGTGGCCGCGCTGCGCATCCCCGGCGGTGCCACGCTGAGCCGCAAGCAGATCGACGAGTACGCCGCGCATGCCGCCAAGTACGGCGCCAAGGGCCTGGCCTACATCAAGATCGGCGACACCGGCGAAGTCAGCTCGCCGATCGCCAAGTTCTTCAGCGAAGAGGCCTTCGCCGCGCTGGTGGCCCACGTCGGCGCCGGTAACGGCGACATCGTGTTCTTCGGCGCCGGTGGCTACAACAAGGTGTCCGACTTCATGGGCGCGCTGCGCCTGAAGGCCGGCAAGGACTTCAACCTGGTCGCTGCCGGGTGGGCGCCGCTGTGGGTCACCGACTTCCCGATGTTCGAGTACGACGACGAAGCCCAGCGCTACGTCGCCCTGCATCACCCCTTCACCGCTCCGGCGGTGGACGACATCGCCGACCTGCGCGCCAACGCCAAGACCGCCGTGTCGCGCGGCTATGACATGGTGCTCAACGGCAACGAGATCGGCGGCGGTTCGATCCGTATCCACCGCTCGGACATGCAGAGCACGGTGTTCGACCTGCTGGGCATCGGTGCCGAAGAGGCCGAGGCCAAGTTCGGCTTCCTGCTCGATGCGCTGCGCTTCGGCGCGCCGCCGCACGGTGGCATCGCCTTCGGCATCGACCGCATCGCCGCGCTGATGGCCGGCACCGAGTCGATCCGCGACGTCATTCCGTTCCCGAAGACCACCGGCGCGCAGTGCCTGATGACCGGCGCCCCGTCGCCGATCCCGGACGAGCAGCTGGCCGAAGTGCACATCCAGGTTCGCCCGCGCAAGGCCTGACCCCGCCAACGTAGTGCCGGGCTCTGCCCGGCAAGCCCCACCAAACCCCGGAGATCCTGCAATGAGCGAATTCGCGTTTTCGTTGGAATGGGAAAAGCTGGGCAATGAAGGCGCCGACGCCGCCCTGGTAACCGAACGCGCCCGCGTGTTCGGTGGCTGGCTGGTGCGCGTGGGTACCAGTCCCGCCGCGATGGCCCTGACCTTCGTGCATGACGGCGAAGGTCGCTGGGATGGCGAGGACTTCGGCGTGGAAGACTACGAAGAAGACGAAGACGACCTCGACGAGGAAGACGACGAGGGAGAGGAAGAAGAAGGCGAAGAGGACGAGGAAGAGTACGAGGACGAGGACGAAGAGGAGGGCGACGAGGAAGAAGACGCCCCCCACGGAGCGCAGGCCTGAGGCCTGCCCGGACGCCCGCCATGTACACCATCCGCCGCGCCACCGTTGACGATGCACCGACCCTGTCGGTGCTGGCCACGCGTACCTTCGTGGAAACCTTCGGCCATCTCTATCCTGCGCAGGACCTGCAGAACTTCCTCGACGAGGCCTATGCGGTCGACCGCCAGCACACCATCCTGGCCCACCCGGACTACGCGGTGTGGCTGCTGGAACGGGACGGCGTGGCGGTTGGCCATGCCGCGGCCGGCCCCTGTGGCCTGCCGCACCCGGACGTGCAGCCGGGCGATCGCGAACTCAAGCGCCTGTACCTGATCAAGGACGAACAGAGCTGCGGCTGGGGCAGCCGGTTGCTGGAAACGGCGCTGGACTGGCTCGAACGCGACGGCCCGCACACCCTATGGTTGGGCGTGTGGTCGGAGAACTTCGGCGCGCAGCGTTTTTATGCCCGCTACGGCTTCAACAAGGTGGGTAGCTACGAATTCCCGGTCGGCAGCGTGCGCGACCTGGAATTCATCCTGCGCCGACCGGCCGGCCCGGCGCGCTGAGCGCCCGGCCCATTTCCCCCTCCATCGCACTGGACCGCAACGGCTTCACCCGCCGTTGCACGGTCTATTCGTCTAATGGCCGTGTTTTCTCCCGCAGGTCCCAAGCCAACCGGCTAGGCTGAGTGCATGAATCCCCCTGTTTTACTGCTTCACGGCATCTGGAATGCCCGCGCGTGGGTTGGCCCGTTGGCCTGGCGGCTGCGCGCGCGTGGCTTCAGCGTGGACACCTTCGGCTATTCCAGCGTCTTCGGCGGTCCCGACGTGGCGGTGCCGCAACTGCTGGAACGTCTCAAGGACAGCGGCCCGGTGTCGCTGGTCGGGCACAGCCTGGGCGGGCTGGTGGCGCTGGAGGCATTGCGCCAGCAGCCGGACCTGCCGGTGTCGCGGGTGGTCTGCCTGGGTTCGCCGTTGCGCGGCAGCGGCACCGCCCGGTCGCTGGCCGAGCATGGCTGGTCGCTGGCGCTCGGCCGCAGCAGCGACCTGCTGCTCGACGGCCTGCCGGCTTGGGAGGGCAGGGCGCAGGTGGGATTGATTGCCGGCTCGGTCCCGCATGGCCTGGGCAGCCTGCTGGGCGCCATCGGCGAGGCCTCCGACGGCACCGTGGCGCTGGATGAGACCCACCTGCCGGGCCTGGCCGACCATTGCGTGGTCCCGGCGAGCCACAGCGGGCTGGTGTTTTCCCCCGAGGCCGCGCGCCAGACCGCCGCGTTCCTGCGCGATGGCCGCTTCCGGCCCGACCGCGCCGCCCACGCCGCCTGAGCCCGGGCGGCCCCCCGGCCACGACTAACACGGTCGCGGCGGGCGATCAGGTAGAATCCGCGCCCTGTTCCTCATGCAAGCACGGTAATACCCATGGGTAGAGGTCCCTCGATCGAGAACCGCAAAAACGCGTCTGACGCGAAGCGCGGCAAGATTTTCACCAAGATCATCCGCGAGATCGGCGTTGCCGCGCGCGGCGGTGGAGGGGACCCCAACAACAACCCGCGCCTGCGGGTTGCCATGGACAAGGGCCTGGCCTCGAACATGTCCAAGGACGTGATCGAGCGCGCCATCAAGAAGGCCACCGGCGAACTGGAAGGCGTGGAATACGAAGAGATCCGCTACGAGGGCTATGCCCCCGGTGGCGTGGCCGTGATCGTGGACTGCCTGACCGACAACCGCGTGCGCACCGTGGCCGATGTCCGCCACGCGTTCAGCAAGTGCGGCGGCAACATGGGCACCGAAGGCTCGGTGGCCTTCATGTTCAAGCGCGTGGGCGTGCTGCATTTCGCCGCCGGCGCCGATGAAGAGACCATCACCGAGGCGGCCATCGAGGCCGGCGCGGACGACATCGTGGTGTACCCGGAAGACGGCGCGATCGACGTGTTGACCGCCGCCGACAGCTACCACGCGGTCAAGGACGCCATGGAAGCGGCCAAGCTGACCCCGGACCACGCCGAACTGACCTTCCGCGCCGACAACGACATCAAGGTCGAAGGCGACACCGCCCTGCAGGTCAAGAAGCTGCTGGACATGCTGGAAGACCTGGACGACGTGCAGGACGTGTTCTCCAACGCCGACCTCGGCGCGGACGCCTACGCCTGACCGGACGCGCTGCCGGTCGCCTTTGGCGACCGGTGGGCGGACAATGCGGACCATGATGACTCCCGCCGTTCCCTGCCATCGCCGCCGCACTGCTCCGTTCCGGGTCCTGCCCGGCCGCGTGCGTGCCGCATGACCCGCATCCTCGGCATCGACCCCGGTTCGCAACGCACCGGGGTGGGCATCATTGACGTGGATGCCACCGGCAAGGTCGTGCACGTGCACCACCTGCCGCTGGTGTTGCTGGGCGCCGACGATTTCCCGCAGCGCATGAAGCTGCTGGTGCTGGGCCTGAATGCCCTGGTCGAGGAATACCGCCCCGACGAAGTGGCGATCGAAAAAGTGTTCATGGCGCGCAACCCCGACTCGGCCCTGAAGCTGGGCCAGGCCCGCGGCGCGGCCATCTCGGCCGTGGTCATGCGCGACCTGCCGGTCAGCGAGTACGCGGCCACCGAAATCAAGCTGGCCGTGGTCGGCCGCGGTGGCGCGGAAAAACAACAGGTCCAACACATGGTCGGGCTCATGCTCAACCTGAAAACCAAGCTGCAGGCCGACGCCGCCGATGCGTTGGCCGTGGCCATCACCCACGCCCACGTACGGGCAACGGCGCAACGCCTGGGCGTCAACGCCCGCATGGCCTGGAGCCGCAAATGAGGAAAGCTGCATGATTGGTCGTCTGCGCGGGATCGTGGCCTACAAGGCGCCGCCGTGGCTGCTCATCGACGTCAATGGCGTCGGTTACGAGCTGGAGGCGCCGATGAGCACCTTCTACGACCTGCCCGAGCTGGGCCGCGAGGTCACCCTGTTCACCCACTACGCGCAGAAGGAAGACAGCGTGTCGCTGTATGGCTTCCTGCGCGAGGGCGAGCGCCGCCTGTTCCGCGACGTGCAGAAGGTCAGCGGGATCGGCGCCAAGATCGCGCTGGCGGTGCTGTCGGGGGTGAGCGTGGACGAGTTCGCGCGCATGTTGCAGGCCGGTGACATCACTGCGCTGACCCGCATTCCCGGCATCGGCAAGAAGACCGCCGAGCGCATGGTGCTGGAGCTGCGCGACCGCGCGGCCAACTTCGGCGGGGGCGGTGCGCCCCTGGCCGGTGCCGCGCCGGCCACCGACCCGGTCTCCGAGGCCACCGTGGCCCTGCAGCAGCTGGGCTACAAGCCGGCCGAGGCGGCGCGCATGGCGCGCGATGCCAACGCCGAGGGCGACGATGTCGCCACCGTCATCCGCAAGGCCCTGCAGGCCGCGCTGCGCTGACCCGCGCGCTGCCTTCTTCCTGATACCGACCGCGTCCGCCCGGAGCACCATGTCCACCTCTTCCACCCAGCACGACAACGGCCACGCCGCGCACGGCCACGCGCCGGCGGCCGGCGGCATGGCCCTGATGATCGGCGCCATCGGCGTGGTGTTCGGCGACATCGGCACCAGCCCGCTGTACACGTTGAAGGAAGCGTTCTCGCCGCATTACGGCCTCAACAGCGACCACGACACCGTCCTGGGCGTGCTGTCGCTGGCGTTCTGGGCGCTGAACATCGTGGTCACGCTCAAGTACGTCACCATCATCATGCGCGCCGACAACGAGGGCGAGGGCGGCATCATGGCGCTGATGGCGCTGACCCAGCGCACCCTGCGGCATGGCTCGCGCTCGGCCTACGTGGTGGGCATCCTGGGCATCTTCGGGGCCTCGTTGTTCTTCGGCGACGGGGTGATCACCCCGGCCATCTCGGTGCTGGGTGCGGTCGAAGGCCTGGAGGTCGCCGCGCCCGGGCTGCATGCGTTCATCGTGCCGATCACCGTGGTGGTGCTGCTGGCGGTGTTTGCGGTGCAGCGCTTTGGCACCGAGAAGATCGGCAAGCTGTTCGGGCCGATCACCTCGATCTGGTTCATTTCGCTGGCGGCGATCGGCATCTGGAACATCGTCGATGCGCCGGAAGTGCTCAAGGCCTTCAACCCCATGTGGGCGCTCCGTTTCTTCATGGAGCACGGCTGG
This is a stretch of genomic DNA from Stenotrophomonas rhizophila. It encodes these proteins:
- a CDS encoding DUF3011 domain-containing protein; its protein translation is MNRRLTVVCLALALGCSAPAAQAQMSTRAYAPENLSQLSSSDRSRVITQEYADQSNGRRIPDDQLRFYLAQVNSGWGFSRIKQDIATSLRGSGGGGGWNGGGGGNNGGTVRCESQNNRERVCNTGWRSAQLSRQISGSACQEGRTWGSRNGTVWVTGGCRAEFVEGRGNGGNWGGGGGSTGGTIRCESQDNRERSCNTGWRNATLVRQISGSACVEGQTWGVRNGAVWVNRGCRGEFAEARGGWGGGNGGGNSNYSVTCSSNSNRQQTCAWDARQGRPVLQQQLSGSACVEGRSWGYTNSSLWVSNGCRARFGVR
- the ggpS gene encoding glucosylglycerol-phosphate synthase, yielding MTVSTPSLSTPTRTPPATPAPQLILATDLDGTFLAGDAAARHRLYRLVDQHPGIALIFITGRGLEAVMPLLSDPAIPRPDYVVCDVGATVVDGHTLQPLQPLQSMIDAHWPGEHVVAAAMRPFTALQRQDVPQERRCSYFCDPQTLAPLRAQIQAAAQALGCDVLYSADRYLDILPPDTDKGRTLAALARLLDLPRERILVAGDTLNDLSMYTAGFRGVCVGDSEPALTEATATLATTFHAQAPGCGGILEAIEHFALLADDDRYLYPPKQARAAGADLVMVYHRLPFDEVMENGVLVQRPPRSPNGIIPSLLSFFEGGQKGSWVAWGIDDPKRGPFQTHLAVDAERYPTLTAARVPLSRQEVDIFYKRFSKEAFWPMLHVFWERAKFREDDWQVFLKVNRKFAEATAAEAAHGATVWIHDYNLWMVPATLRELRPDLKIAFFHHTYFPSADVFNVVPWRREIIGSLLSCDYIGFHIPRQVENFVDVVRGAVPAERLAWESCAPRFLTYGCAVGLDTMTTRLRVGDREIALGAHPVGTDLRRIHNVLARSDVRNDIFKLRREIGARKLVLSVERLDYTKGTLAKLEAFERLLEQHPERQGKVTLLMVCVPAAREMTVYRTLQNQIEQAVGRINGRFSRLDWTPVRFFAQALPFEEVVAHYAAAQVMWITPLRDGLNLVAKEFVATHGIEGSSGVLVLSEFAGAAAELKGAVLTNPHDPADLTAGLLQALSMPEEEATGRMRQLFGSVEYYDVDRWGREFLEAVRG
- a CDS encoding MFS transporter, translating into MLRLTALLTGVALLLTGSGLLGTLLAVRGGQAGFGAGTLGLVMSGYFAGFFIGTFFAPSLIGRIGHIRAFAFFAALAAIAVLLHPLWLHPVAWGVLRIATGIALVGLYTVIESWLNAEPDPARRSRAFSLYMVVNLSALALGQVLLMLGDASAMAMFMLTAILICAAVLPVTATRLRQPDVPVVSRLTLGRLYAMAPVATVAAGLSGLAMGAFWGLLPVYAGAVGLDGNGVALFMLTAILGGALLQWPLGHISNGHDRRSGLVALSLAAAGIAVVASLPMIQLQTHLLFGLFFCYGGLAFALYPFAVAHMLDYLPRQHLLSGCSSLLLVHGVGAALGPALAGAAMQRFGPAALPLYFAVVLMVLALFTGARLLRFQRVRTHPVGFRLMLRTTPSALELMPETDLEAPPDTPYSPHSDKEAH
- a CDS encoding esterase/lipase family protein; this translates as MNPPVLLLHGIWNARAWVGPLAWRLRARGFSVDTFGYSSVFGGPDVAVPQLLERLKDSGPVSLVGHSLGGLVALEALRQQPDLPVSRVVCLGSPLRGSGTARSLAEHGWSLALGRSSDLLLDGLPAWEGRAQVGLIAGSVPHGLGSLLGAIGEASDGTVALDETHLPGLADHCVVPASHSGLVFSPEAARQTAAFLRDGRFRPDRAAHAA
- the blaL2 gene encoding L2 family extended-spectrum class A beta-lactamase, giving the protein MLARRHFLQWTGAAALSALAASTFAKTPAVAAAPRSTARNFAALEAASGGRLGVTLLDTGNGQRIGHRQDERFPMCSTFKFALCATVLRLADQGKLSLDRRLAMTTQDLLSHAPLTARHVGKDVTVRDLCRATMVTSDNPAANLLLRVVGGPAGVTAFLRASGDDVTRNDRYEPDVNLFAPGDPRDTTSPAAMAASLQRLVLGERLQPASRQQLADWLIDNETGDARLRAGLSKAWRVGDKTGSNGEDTTNDIAILWPLAGGAPWVLTSYLQGARLDDAGRNDVLRQVAVIAEQHIPR
- the aspS gene encoding aspartate--tRNA ligase, whose product is MRTHFCGLVDETLIGQTVTLAGWTDVARNQGGVCFIDLRDHEGIVQVTVEVDNAAVFAVAASLGYEDVLQVEGVVRARHAVNDKIRTGKVEVIATAITILNKAEPLPFHAHENPGEETRLKYRYLDLRRPEMQRMQRTRIKLVQALRRHLDATGFQDIETPILTKATPEGARDFLVPARMHPGEFYALPQSPQLFKQILMVAGFDRYYQIARCFRDEALRADRQLEFTQLDMEFAFVRERDVQDFVEDMIRAIFKEVVDVELAASFPRLTWAEAMRRFGSDKPDLRIALELVDVAELVKTSEFPVFTAAANDADGRVAALRIPGGATLSRKQIDEYAAHAAKYGAKGLAYIKIGDTGEVSSPIAKFFSEEAFAALVAHVGAGNGDIVFFGAGGYNKVSDFMGALRLKAGKDFNLVAAGWAPLWVTDFPMFEYDDEAQRYVALHHPFTAPAVDDIADLRANAKTAVSRGYDMVLNGNEIGGGSIRIHRSDMQSTVFDLLGIGAEEAEAKFGFLLDALRFGAPPHGGIAFGIDRIAALMAGTESIRDVIPFPKTTGAQCLMTGAPSPIPDEQLAEVHIQVRPRKA
- a CDS encoding GNAT family N-acetyltransferase — its product is MYTIRRATVDDAPTLSVLATRTFVETFGHLYPAQDLQNFLDEAYAVDRQHTILAHPDYAVWLLERDGVAVGHAAAGPCGLPHPDVQPGDRELKRLYLIKDEQSCGWGSRLLETALDWLERDGPHTLWLGVWSENFGAQRFYARYGFNKVGSYEFPVGSVRDLEFILRRPAGPAR